The Deltaproteobacteria bacterium genome contains the following window.
GGCTATCTGGCGCTCCACCATGTTTGTGGATTTTTCCCGGACAACGGCGATTCCGCCAAGCCAGCGCATCACCGGGCCCCGCCAGCCCGCGAAAAGGCTCGACTTGCCCATCCAGAACACCTTGATTTTGTACGTAAAGGCGATGAGCAGGGTATAGACGAAGTCCCAGTTGGAGGTATGAGGGGCCGCGATGAGGACGTATTTTGGCTCGTCAGGCGGGTTGCCCTGGGTTTTCCACCCTGCGGCGAAGAACCAGAGGCGGGAGAAGTAGTGGAAAAATGTCCTGACCACGGGGGTGTCGAAAATGGTGTATTGCATCGATCCGCCTTTGAATTTTTGAGTGCCAGGCCCGGTGGAACCCTATCATACGATCAACTGACGCATATATTTAGCACGAACACCCTGAAATCGCCCATCTTTCAGGGGCCGTGACAATCCTTTTACAATTTGCGGGGAGAAAGCCGGGTCGATTGAGGGATTTTCCCTAAGGCCGGACCTGAAACGCCCGCTGCGGAAATTTGCCCGGCGGTGACATTGCCCTTGAATCCGGCCCCTTTTTGCGGTTATGGAACTGCAACATTCAAAAGGAGGGATAGAGCCTTGTCCGGAAAAAACATACCGATCGAGGAACGCATCATTTTCGCCCTGGACATGGATTCCGTTTCCGAGGCGGAAATGTGGGTCAAACGGCTTGAATCACGAGTGCGGTTTTTCAAGGTGGGGCTCCAGCTTTTCATGGCGAGCTGGTTTACGGTCATAGACATGATACTGGCCCGCGATCTCAAGGTTATGTGCGACCTGAAATTCTTCGACATCCCGGAGACCGTGAAGCTGGCTGTTGCGGAGCTTAGCAAGCGGAACATCACCTTCGCCACGGTTCACGGCAACAGGCCCATCGTGGAGGCTGCGGCGTCGGCAAAAGGCGACATGAAGATTCTGGCGGTGACGGTGCTCACCAGTTTCGACGAAGGGGACATGAAGGAAATGGGCCTGACCGGAAGCGTCTCCGACATGGTGATGAGGCGGGCCAAAAGCTCGATTGAAAACGGCTGCGACGGCGTGGTCTGCTCAGGCATGGAGGCGCGGGCATTAAGGGAAAACCTGGGCGATGACTTTCTGATGGTCACCCCCGGAATCCGGCCCCAAGCCGACGCCCAAGCCTCGGTGGACGATCAGAGAAGGATAGTGACCGCCGAACGGGCCATTGTCAGCGGGGCCGATCACATAGTGGTGGGCAGGCCCATAAGCCGCGCGAAGGACCCGCTTAATGTCGTGGAATCCATGCAGGAGGAGATAAGAAGGGGTCTTCTCGCCAAGGGCTGACCAGGGGGGCGAGCCTGCGGCGCCGTCAAAGGGCGGTGAAATTTTTGGACGCCTTGTAGGCGTCCATGACCCGGTTGATGAGGTCATCCAGCTCGCAGGGCTTGATCAGGTAGTCGAAGGCCC
Protein-coding sequences here:
- the pyrF gene encoding orotidine-5'-phosphate decarboxylase, which gives rise to MSGKNIPIEERIIFALDMDSVSEAEMWVKRLESRVRFFKVGLQLFMASWFTVIDMILARDLKVMCDLKFFDIPETVKLAVAELSKRNITFATVHGNRPIVEAAASAKGDMKILAVTVLTSFDEGDMKEMGLTGSVSDMVMRRAKSSIENGCDGVVCSGMEARALRENLGDDFLMVTPGIRPQADAQASVDDQRRIVTAERAIVSGADHIVVGRPISRAKDPLNVVESMQEEIRRGLLAKG
- a CDS encoding lysophospholipid acyltransferase family protein — its product is MQYTIFDTPVVRTFFHYFSRLWFFAAGWKTQGNPPDEPKYVLIAAPHTSNWDFVYTLLIAFTYKIKVFWMGKSSLFAGWRGPVMRWLGGIAVVREKSTNMVERQIAEFEKHDRLILIVPPEGTRGHVTYWKTGFYHIAHGANVPIGMGFIDFGRKTGGFGPAFTPTGDIEKDMAEVKLFYAGIKGKRADLFSKESIGVKTEDDGGSGKKAA